AAAAATAAATGGAATACTTGCTGTGATTGCTTTTTCACGTAATGTTGTCAAGACACCATAACCATCAACTTCTGGCATCATTAAGTCGCATAAAATCAAATCAGGAGTTTGAGAAAGTGCTAAATCTAATCCAATGCGTCCATTAGCAGCAGCAATAGTATCAAAATCTTCTGCAGCTAATAAATCTATAATGTTTTCTCGTACTAGTTTTTCGTCTTCAATGACTAAAATTTTGGTCATGGCTTGCCTCTGATGGAATGTAATTGTTTAACGGCAGAGTTACAGTAAATAGAGTTCCCAGCCCAATTTCACTTTTTACCGTAATTTCACCATGATGAGTTTCCACGCAGTTTTTTACAATTGCTAATCCTAACCCCGTACCTTGGATGTTACCTACGTTTGTTGCTCTGTGAAAAGACTCAAATAGGTGAGGTAAGTCTGCTGGTGGAATACCTATTCCTTGGTCTTGAATTCTAAAGACTGCTAAAGCATTCTCAAACGTCAGGGAAAATCTGACAGTAGTACCAGTTGGAGAATACTTAATTGCATTCGAGAGTAAATTACCCAGAATATGCCCTAGCAATTTTTCATCCATACAGCATGGCATGGAATCAGATTGACTACTAAAGTTGATTGCATGTTGATTATTAACATTCAGTTGTAATTCTTCCACTAGATAATGGCAGTATTCAACTAAATCAAAGGGCATGGGTTTAAAATCTAATTTTCCTGCCTCCACTTTTCCAATCACTAAGACATTGTTTAACATCTCAGTCATACGCTTGACAGAAGTTTGAATGCGATGCAGGTGAGACAGTTGTTTTTCCTCAGTCCATTTATGGCGGTAGTGTTCTAATAACTCTGATGAGGAAAGAATAGTGCTCAACGGCGTACGAAATTCATGGGAAGTCATTGAGACAAAGCGAGATTTCAGTTCATTCAGTTCTTTTTCTTTATACAGCGAAGCTTTTAATTCCTCTTCTAGCTGCTTACGTTCTGTTATGTCCAGCCAGTAACCGACAATTTCCAATGGTTCACCAGCGTCATTCCGTACCAGCTTTGCTTGATCGTACATCCAGCGATATGTACCATTTTTGTGCAAAAAGCGATACTCGTGACTATTGTGCCCTTGCTCAAGAAGTTTTGACAGCGCTACAAACACCTGGTGTAAGTCTTCTGGGTGAATATGACTAGCCCAAAACCTGGAATCAGCAGTAAATTTATGTGCTTCATACCCAAGTGTCGCGATAACGTTTGCGCTCATAAACGTAATGCTATAGTCGCTCTCGATTTTGCTGCTATAAATCACACCAGGACTAGAAGAAAGTAAGTATTGCAACCGCTCTTGCGAAACTAAGAGCGCCACCTCTGCCTGCTTGCGTTCCGTGATATCACTTTGAATACTAATGTAATGAGTAAATTGACCATGATTGTCATAAACCGGAGAAATACTGACCTGATTCCAGAATAGTGTACCATCTTTGCGGTAGTTACGTAAAACTACGGTGCAACTTTTTCCTTGCGCAATGGCATCGTGTAACTCGGTCATACCCGGTTGATTGATATCATAGCCGTGGAGAAAACTGTAATTTTTCCCAATCACCTCCTCTACTGAATAACCAGTGATTTGCTCCAAAGCTGAGTTAGCATATATGATTGGCGAGTCTGGCATTGTAACATCAGCAATGATGATGCCATTACTGCTAGCTGCGATCGCGCGATCGCGCAGTTGTAAACTTTCTTCTGCTTGTTTGCGCTCAGTAATGTCTTCAAAAGTGCCAAGAACCCCCATGACATTGCCTTCATGATCGTGAAGTGGGATTTTACTTGCCTGTAGCCAAACTTGTTTACCATCCTTTTGGATGCGGGAAAAGATAATGTGATATTCGGGCGTATCAGTTTGCATCACTTTCAGGTCAGATTCACTGTAAAAATCTGCCTCCTCTTCGTTAACCACGAAATCGTAGTCAGTCTTGCCCACAACATTTTCTGCTCTCTCAAGACCAAACATTTTGGCAAAGATGCGATTACAACCTAAGTAAACAGAAGCTGTATTTTTCCAGAAAATACCTTGGGGAATGTTGTCCATGATCAACTGCAACATTTGCTGCGATTGTCGCAGTTGCTCTTCTGCATAAACACGATCAGTCATTTCAAAAATCAGCTGCCGATTCATTTGTTTGACAGCCCTTGTTCGCTCCTCAACTCGCGTTTCTAGCTCTGCTTGTACTTCTTGTAATGCGAATTCTGCCTCTACACGTTCAGTAATATCTATACAACAGCCAATGTAACCAACAAAGCTACCATCAGATTCAAACCTTGGAACGCCTATGTTGCTCAGCGAACGATACTCTCCATCAGCACGCAAAAAACGATAGATATAGTCGAAACGTTGATGATTTTTGAATGCTGGTAGATATGTATCAACACAGTGCTGTTTATCTTCAGGATGAATTCCTTCAAGCCAACCTTCACCTAGTAACTCTTCAAAAGGGCGTCCTGTAAATTCTACGCTAGATTGGTTGACAAATGTATTCAAACCATTAACATCACTTATCCACATGAGTATTGGTAACTCGTTTGCCAGTTTGCGGAATTGCTCCTCACTCTCAGGCAATGTCTCAGTAGTTCTTTTTTGCTGGGTAATATCTTCGTTGCTGGCAAACATGCAGCCATAAGACGGACTCGATATAATGTCCTGTGCTTGTTGTAAGGCTTGACAAATACTTTCATAAGTGCATAAGCCAAGGAGTTGACCTTGCTCACCAATGAGTGGTACACAAAATAAATTATATTGGCGTAAAAATGACAGTATAAATACTACACAAGGAATCTCAGAATATTTTAGGGTGGGTATTGAAGTCCTCATGACTTCAGACACCTTGGCAGTCTGTAGGTTGACGTCTGAAAATAGAAGGTGTAAAGCATCATGCTCTGTAAACCACCCTACTATCTGCAAATTCTCAACTATCAACACACACCTTGCTTGCGGTTCATGGTTCTTCATCAGAGCTATGACATCTGATAGAAGTGTTTCGGGTGAAACAGTTAGGGGAAAAAAGTCAATTGCAGAATCTAATGATGGCAGTGAAATAAATTGAGCAAAGGTGTGCATAAATGTTTGCAAGAATCTAATAGCACAGAATTGTTTTCTATCTATTAAGTGATGTATTGAACAGCAAAGAACTCACCAAAACAGACACACTTGTCGCACTCGCACACGCTTTGCGCATAGGGCTTATGCTTCTTGAACGTCGCTGCGGACTATAGTTACGTTGTTCGTGCGTAAGTCCTGGTGTCTTTTCATTTTTACCTTGTCTATCGGTATTTTCTTGCGTAAATTCTCGTAAATAAGTATGTTTTTACACTATTTTTGCACTCGACTCGATGAACAAAGACGAGCCAGCGCACTGCTTCGCTTATTAACCAATACGCTTCATATTGTGTTCGGTTAAAGATTTATCATTAGCGCTCTGAGCAGGGAGCATCTGGTGCTGGGAGAAAGGATTTTTACTCTTTGGTGCCCTCACTCCCTCCTAGCCTACGGCGACCTGGGCGTCTACTAGCCCCTAAAAGGGGCGCTGCGTAAACGTTAACACTGGGCGCTTCACTCCTTATTTTCAAGTTATACCAATTTGAAAAAAGAATGCGACAGATACACACTCCCAAACCCAAGTTTCGTCTCGGCTTTCTTCCGGATTGAATGAGCGAATTTTGAATTGATATTACGGTGGGGATTGCAATGCCCACCTTAACTCCGGGAGCGGTGCAACTGTACTCGTTCTCCGTAACGTAACAACTTCTCTATCGTGGCAAGACGATTTTCCCAAACTCTGACTTGATATGGATTTTCCAACGCTTGTAGACGCA
This portion of the Brasilonema sennae CENA114 genome encodes:
- a CDS encoding PAS domain S-box protein, whose amino-acid sequence is MHTFAQFISLPSLDSAIDFFPLTVSPETLLSDVIALMKNHEPQARCVLIVENLQIVGWFTEHDALHLLFSDVNLQTAKVSEVMRTSIPTLKYSEIPCVVFILSFLRQYNLFCVPLIGEQGQLLGLCTYESICQALQQAQDIISSPSYGCMFASNEDITQQKRTTETLPESEEQFRKLANELPILMWISDVNGLNTFVNQSSVEFTGRPFEELLGEGWLEGIHPEDKQHCVDTYLPAFKNHQRFDYIYRFLRADGEYRSLSNIGVPRFESDGSFVGYIGCCIDITERVEAEFALQEVQAELETRVEERTRAVKQMNRQLIFEMTDRVYAEEQLRQSQQMLQLIMDNIPQGIFWKNTASVYLGCNRIFAKMFGLERAENVVGKTDYDFVVNEEEADFYSESDLKVMQTDTPEYHIIFSRIQKDGKQVWLQASKIPLHDHEGNVMGVLGTFEDITERKQAEESLQLRDRAIAASSNGIIIADVTMPDSPIIYANSALEQITGYSVEEVIGKNYSFLHGYDINQPGMTELHDAIAQGKSCTVVLRNYRKDGTLFWNQVSISPVYDNHGQFTHYISIQSDITERKQAEVALLVSQERLQYLLSSSPGVIYSSKIESDYSITFMSANVIATLGYEAHKFTADSRFWASHIHPEDLHQVFVALSKLLEQGHNSHEYRFLHKNGTYRWMYDQAKLVRNDAGEPLEIVGYWLDITERKQLEEELKASLYKEKELNELKSRFVSMTSHEFRTPLSTILSSSELLEHYRHKWTEEKQLSHLHRIQTSVKRMTEMLNNVLVIGKVEAGKLDFKPMPFDLVEYCHYLVEELQLNVNNQHAINFSSQSDSMPCCMDEKLLGHILGNLLSNAIKYSPTGTTVRFSLTFENALAVFRIQDQGIGIPPADLPHLFESFHRATNVGNIQGTGLGLAIVKNCVETHHGEITVKSEIGLGTLFTVTLPLNNYIPSEASHDQNFSH